A genomic stretch from Bradyrhizobium quebecense includes:
- the iolG gene encoding inositol 2-dehydrogenase — protein MTVRFGLLGAGRIGRVHAQGVAATRKAKLVAVADSYQNAAQDISSAYGAEVRSVEEIEISHDIDAVIICTPTDTHAVLIERFAMAGKAIFCEKPIDLSIERVERCLALVEKTGQALMLGFNRRFDPHFVAVRKAIDEGAIGDVEMVTIVSRDPGPPPLSYIKRSGGIFRDMTIHDFDMARFLLGEEPVSVSAEASVLVDKMIGEAGDYDSVSVILKTASGKHCTISNSRRATYGYDQRIEVLGSRGMVAAENQRPVSIELASGSGYTRPPLHDFFMNRYVDAYANEISAFIAAIVENRAMSPSGADGLAALRLAGAALKSAETGRVVRLET, from the coding sequence ATGACAGTTCGCTTCGGGTTGCTTGGTGCAGGGCGCATTGGGAGAGTTCATGCCCAAGGGGTCGCTGCAACCCGCAAAGCTAAACTAGTGGCTGTGGCTGACTCGTACCAAAATGCCGCGCAAGATATTTCGTCTGCCTATGGCGCCGAGGTCCGGAGCGTTGAGGAGATCGAAATCTCGCACGACATCGACGCTGTCATCATCTGTACACCGACCGACACGCATGCCGTTTTGATCGAACGGTTCGCGATGGCCGGTAAGGCGATCTTCTGCGAGAAGCCGATTGATCTCAGTATCGAGCGCGTCGAACGATGTCTCGCCTTAGTCGAGAAAACCGGCCAGGCACTGATGCTGGGTTTCAATCGCCGCTTCGACCCGCACTTCGTTGCGGTACGGAAGGCGATCGACGAAGGGGCCATTGGTGATGTCGAGATGGTCACGATCGTGTCGCGCGATCCCGGCCCGCCGCCGCTTAGCTATATCAAGCGTTCGGGCGGAATCTTCCGCGATATGACTATCCATGATTTCGACATGGCGCGCTTCCTGCTCGGCGAAGAGCCGGTCAGCGTTAGCGCCGAAGCGTCCGTGCTCGTCGACAAAATGATCGGAGAAGCCGGTGATTACGATTCAGTGAGCGTTATCCTGAAAACCGCCTCCGGCAAGCACTGTACTATCTCAAATTCGCGTCGTGCCACCTATGGCTACGACCAGCGTATCGAGGTGTTGGGATCAAGAGGGATGGTGGCGGCCGAAAACCAGAGGCCGGTATCGATCGAACTTGCGAGCGGCTCCGGCTACACCCGCCCGCCGCTGCACGACTTCTTCATGAATCGCTATGTCGACGCCTATGCCAACGAGATCTCCGCCTTCATCGCCGCCATAGTCGAAAATCGCGCTATGTCGCCGAGTGGCGCCGATGGTCTCGCGGCGCTTCGGCTGGCCGGCGCTGCGCTCAAATCGGCAGAGACCGGCCGGGTCGTACGGCTCGAGACGTAA
- a CDS encoding TIM barrel protein — protein MIEPSFAINHILAPSLRQDAFFELCRRVGASGAEIRNDLDGNAILDGTPAEEVKAAAEAAGIRILTINSLQRFNQWNAAREAEAIELADYAQAVGAGAIALVPLNDGSGREGGVRQRNLVAALRALRPILADRGLRGYLEPLGFEICSLRLKSEAVDAVREIDGVDTFRLVHDTFHHHLAGETKLFPEVTGIVHVSGVTDPKLAISGMRDEHRVLVDADDRLGNMAQLRTLLAVGLDMPLSFEPFSPEVQTLADPAGPLSTSIAFVRSSL, from the coding sequence ATGATTGAGCCATCTTTTGCCATCAATCATATTCTGGCGCCATCGCTGCGGCAGGATGCCTTTTTTGAGCTGTGCCGCAGAGTTGGCGCGTCCGGAGCTGAAATCCGCAACGACCTCGACGGGAACGCGATTCTGGACGGAACGCCGGCTGAGGAGGTGAAAGCTGCGGCCGAAGCAGCGGGTATCCGCATCCTCACCATCAATAGCTTGCAGCGCTTCAACCAGTGGAATGCGGCCCGGGAAGCCGAAGCGATAGAGCTTGCCGACTATGCGCAGGCGGTCGGTGCAGGAGCCATCGCGCTGGTGCCGCTCAACGACGGCAGCGGTCGGGAAGGCGGGGTACGCCAGCGCAATCTTGTCGCCGCGCTCAGGGCTCTCAGGCCGATCCTCGCCGATCGGGGCCTTCGCGGCTATCTCGAACCGCTCGGCTTCGAGATATGCTCTCTGCGCCTGAAGAGCGAGGCGGTTGATGCGGTCCGCGAAATCGATGGGGTTGACACATTCCGTTTAGTTCACGACACCTTCCATCACCATCTCGCCGGCGAAACGAAGCTCTTTCCCGAAGTGACCGGGATCGTCCATGTTTCTGGGGTTACGGATCCGAAACTCGCGATCTCCGGCATGCGCGATGAGCATCGCGTGTTGGTGGATGCGGACGATCGGCTCGGGAACATGGCGCAATTGCGCACATTGCTGGCCGTTGGGCTTGACATGCCGCTTTCGTTCGAGCCGTTTTCTCCGGAGGTTCAGACGCTCGCCGATCCGGCAGGGCCGCTGTCTACCAGCATTGCATTTGTTCGATCCAGCCTTTAA